A part of Leptotrichia trevisanii DSM 22070 genomic DNA contains:
- the ilvD gene encoding dihydroxy-acid dehydratase encodes MTMKGKGRSNNLTEGAARAPHRSLLKGLGFTSDEMEKPIIGIANSFNEIIPGHVHLKNLVQSVKDGIRNAGGVPMEFNTIGICDGLAMNHIGMKYSLVTRNIIADSIEAVAMATPFDAIVFMPSCDKVVPGMLIAAARLNIPAIFVSGGAMLAGVYKGKKIGLSNVFEAVGEYNTGKITKKELNSVEEMACPTCGSCSGMYTANTMNCLTEALGMGLPGNGTVPAVFSERARLAKKAGMQIMEVLKADLRPLDIMTKEAFENAVAVDMALGGSSNTALHLPAIAHEAGVNLTLDDFNEIAQKTPQICKLSPSGEHFIEDLYRAGGVTGVMKRMFENGRLHGDVKTVALQTQGELTKEAYINDDTVIKPWDKPAYKTGGIAVLKGNLAPDGCVVKEGAVDPEMLQHTGPAKVFNSEEEAVEAIVGGKIVAGDVVIIRYEGPKGGPGMREMLSPTAMIAGMGLDKDVALITDGRFSGATRGASIGHVSPEAASGGNIAIVQDGDIIEIDIPNRSINIKISDEEIEARKVKLEPFKIEVKGYLKKYAMHVSSADRGAIEILD; translated from the coding sequence ATGACAATGAAAGGAAAAGGAAGAAGTAACAATTTAACAGAAGGGGCGGCAAGAGCACCGCATAGATCATTATTAAAAGGACTGGGGTTTACAAGTGATGAAATGGAAAAACCGATAATTGGGATTGCAAACTCGTTTAATGAAATTATACCGGGGCATGTTCATTTGAAAAACTTGGTTCAGTCGGTGAAAGATGGGATTAGAAATGCTGGTGGAGTTCCAATGGAATTTAATACAATCGGTATTTGTGACGGACTTGCAATGAATCACATCGGAATGAAATATTCATTGGTTACAAGAAATATAATTGCGGATTCGATTGAGGCCGTTGCGATGGCGACACCGTTTGATGCGATTGTATTTATGCCAAGCTGTGATAAGGTAGTGCCAGGGATGTTGATTGCAGCAGCAAGACTTAATATTCCTGCAATATTTGTAAGTGGAGGGGCGATGCTTGCAGGAGTTTACAAAGGTAAAAAAATAGGGCTTAGTAACGTGTTTGAAGCAGTTGGGGAATATAATACTGGAAAAATTACTAAAAAAGAGTTAAATTCGGTAGAAGAAATGGCTTGTCCAACTTGTGGATCATGTTCTGGAATGTATACGGCAAATACGATGAATTGCTTGACAGAGGCACTTGGGATGGGACTTCCTGGGAATGGGACAGTTCCAGCGGTATTTTCAGAAAGAGCAAGACTGGCTAAAAAAGCGGGAATGCAAATTATGGAAGTCTTAAAAGCTGACTTAAGGCCACTTGACATTATGACAAAAGAAGCATTTGAAAATGCTGTAGCTGTAGATATGGCACTAGGAGGCTCTTCAAATACAGCGTTGCATTTGCCGGCGATTGCACATGAGGCAGGGGTAAACTTGACTTTGGACGATTTTAATGAAATTGCACAGAAGACACCGCAAATTTGTAAATTGTCGCCTTCAGGGGAGCATTTTATCGAAGATTTGTATAGAGCTGGCGGAGTTACCGGAGTTATGAAAAGAATGTTTGAAAATGGAAGATTGCACGGGGATGTGAAGACAGTAGCACTTCAAACTCAAGGAGAATTGACAAAAGAAGCATATATTAACGATGATACAGTAATCAAGCCTTGGGATAAGCCAGCATATAAAACTGGTGGAATAGCAGTATTGAAAGGAAACTTGGCACCAGATGGCTGTGTTGTAAAAGAAGGGGCAGTAGATCCAGAAATGTTGCAGCATACAGGGCCAGCGAAAGTATTTAACAGTGAAGAAGAAGCTGTCGAAGCGATTGTCGGTGGAAAAATCGTGGCTGGAGATGTTGTAATTATTAGATATGAAGGGCCAAAAGGTGGGCCTGGAATGAGGGAAATGCTGTCGCCTACAGCGATGATTGCTGGAATGGGACTTGATAAGGATGTTGCGTTGATTACTGACGGAAGATTTTCTGGAGCGACAAGAGGTGCTTCAATCGGACACGTTTCGCCAGAGGCTGCTTCAGGTGGGAATATTGCAATAGTTCAAGATGGAGATATTATTGAAATTGATATTCCAAATAGATCAATTAATATTAAAATTTCGGATGAGGAAATTGAAGCAAGAAAAGTTAAATTAGAGCCATTCAAAATTGAAGTAAAAGGATATTTGAAAAAATACGCGATGCATGTGTCTTCTGCGGATAGAGGGGCTATTGAAATATTGGATTAA
- a CDS encoding alpha/beta hydrolase translates to MGNDGESKVLNIELTQEKIKTIVNVTYSQPISYFRKNIKLEMDILKPYKAEKYPAVLFVTGGSFAHSYKENYLQQRIEIAKAGYVVASIEYRTIPDGVFPQSVEDVKTAIRFLKANADEYGIDKERIAIMGDSAGGYLVAMAGATNGTRDFDKGENLSENSDVKAVIDIYGVTDFGEEGDFEIPDDIEEGYRAIFLSVKFWLNDVRNDIKVTNPISYISSKTPPFLLMHGDADTLVPPVQTEKLHKALIEKGIESTRYVVKGAGHSDEYWFQPEIIKIIIEFLNEKLKNKNFEEGGEIA, encoded by the coding sequence ATGGGAAATGATGGTGAAAGTAAAGTTTTAAATATTGAGCTGACACAGGAAAAGATAAAAACAATAGTGAATGTTACTTATTCACAGCCAATCAGCTATTTTAGAAAAAATATAAAATTGGAAATGGATATTTTAAAACCATATAAGGCGGAGAAATATCCTGCTGTGCTATTTGTAACAGGTGGCTCATTTGCACATAGCTACAAGGAAAACTATTTGCAGCAAAGGATAGAAATTGCAAAGGCGGGTTATGTGGTTGCGAGTATAGAATATAGAACTATTCCTGATGGAGTGTTTCCACAAAGCGTGGAAGATGTAAAGACGGCAATCAGATTTTTGAAGGCTAATGCTGATGAATATGGAATAGATAAGGAAAGAATAGCCATAATGGGTGATTCTGCTGGAGGCTATCTGGTGGCAATGGCTGGAGCGACAAATGGAACGAGGGATTTTGACAAAGGAGAAAATTTATCTGAAAATAGCGATGTAAAAGCAGTTATTGATATTTATGGCGTAACAGACTTTGGAGAAGAAGGAGATTTTGAAATTCCTGATGATATTGAGGAAGGCTATAGAGCAATATTCCTATCAGTAAAATTTTGGCTAAACGATGTAAGAAACGACATAAAAGTAACAAACCCTATATCATATATTTCCTCTAAAACTCCGCCATTCCTGTTAATGCACGGAGATGCAGACACTTTAGTCCCTCCAGTTCAAACTGAAAAACTTCATAAGGCATTAATTGAAAAAGGGATAGAGTCAACAAGGTATGTGGTAAAGGGAGCAGGGCATTCCGATGAATATTGGTTTCAGCCTGAAATTATAAAAATAATAATAGAGTTTTTAAATGAAAAATTGAAAAATAAAAATTTTGAAGAAGGTGGAGAAATTGCATAA
- the ilvA gene encoding threonine ammonia-lyase, producing the protein MHKLYDFMEARERLNTVITKTKLIHSSVFSKETGNDVYIKPENLQRTGSFKLRGAYNKIAKLTEEEKRKGVIASSAGNHAQGVALAAQKLGIKAVIVMPKYTPLIKVEATRQYGAEVILAGEEYDDAYNYARELQEKEGYVFIHPFNDDDVVEGQGTIALEVLEELPDADIILVPLGGGGLISGIALAAKLKNPVIKIIGVEPEGAASAIAALKNGKVVELPETNTIADGTAVRKIGELNFDYIKNYVDDIITISDYELMESFLLLVEKHKIVAENAGVLSVAALRKINEKGKKIVSILSGGNIDVLTISSMINKGLVVRGRIFRFSVDLPDKPGQLVAVSQILSEQNANVIRLEHNQFKNLNRFHDVELQVTVETNGEEHIQKIIEEFNKKGYVVKRLNSQEIE; encoded by the coding sequence TTGCATAAACTTTATGATTTTATGGAAGCAAGAGAGAGATTAAACACTGTGATTACTAAAACTAAATTGATTCACAGTTCAGTATTTTCGAAAGAAACTGGAAATGATGTCTATATTAAGCCTGAAAATTTGCAAAGAACAGGTTCGTTTAAACTTAGAGGGGCATATAACAAGATTGCAAAATTGACGGAGGAAGAAAAGAGAAAAGGGGTTATTGCTTCATCAGCGGGGAATCATGCTCAAGGTGTAGCTCTTGCGGCTCAAAAACTGGGTATTAAGGCGGTTATTGTGATGCCTAAATATACTCCGCTTATAAAGGTTGAGGCGACTCGTCAGTATGGGGCTGAGGTTATTTTGGCTGGGGAAGAATATGATGATGCCTATAATTATGCGAGAGAATTGCAGGAAAAGGAAGGGTATGTGTTTATTCATCCGTTTAATGATGACGATGTTGTGGAAGGACAGGGAACGATTGCGCTTGAAGTGTTAGAAGAATTACCTGATGCTGATATAATTCTTGTACCACTTGGAGGTGGAGGACTAATTTCGGGAATTGCACTTGCGGCAAAACTGAAAAACCCTGTGATAAAAATAATTGGTGTGGAGCCAGAAGGGGCGGCTTCGGCAATTGCGGCTCTAAAAAATGGGAAAGTTGTGGAACTGCCTGAAACAAATACTATTGCTGATGGAACGGCAGTTAGGAAAATTGGGGAACTGAATTTTGATTATATAAAAAATTATGTGGACGATATAATTACAATTTCAGATTATGAACTTATGGAATCATTTCTTCTGTTAGTTGAAAAACATAAGATTGTTGCAGAAAATGCAGGAGTCCTTTCGGTTGCAGCACTTAGAAAGATTAATGAAAAAGGGAAGAAGATTGTGTCAATTTTAAGTGGAGGAAATATTGATGTGCTGACTATTTCTTCTATGATAAATAAAGGACTTGTTGTAAGAGGGAGAATATTTAGATTTTCAGTTGACTTGCCTGATAAACCGGGGCAACTGGTTGCTGTGTCACAAATTCTTTCTGAACAGAATGCAAATGTTATAAGGCTTGAACATAATCAGTTTAAAAATCTTAACAGATTTCACGATGTGGAACTTCAGGTGACGGTGGAAACAAATGGTGAGGAGCATATTCAGAAAATAATAGAGGAATTTAATAAAAAAGGATATGTAGTTAAAAGATTAAATTCTCAGGAAATAGAATAG
- the ilvB gene encoding biosynthetic-type acetolactate synthase large subunit: protein MSSEMINGARMLLECLHRVGVTDMFGYPGGAVIPIYDEIYSFDKIKHYFARHEQGAVHAADGYARVSGKVGVCLATSGPGATNLVTGIMTAHMDSVPLLAITGQVRSNLLGRDAFQETDIVGITVPITKGNYLVQNIKDIPRIIKEAYFIASTGRPGPVLVDIPNDIQQQEISYEEFNKLFDKEVQLEGYDPTYVGHPVQIKRALSLIKKAKKPLIIAGAGVMKSGASKELFELANKMDMPVTTTLLGLGAFPENHELSLGMLGMHGTVPANYATDEADLVIAAGIRFDDRIAGNPSKFCERAKLIHIDIDPAEIDKNKKADVPIVGDLKNVLSEINKELEPQDHKEWTDKVKEWKKEYPLAHRDVGKDKLLPQEVLKAINDILDGDTIVVTDVGQHQMWAAQYMTYKNANSIVTSGGAGTMGFGVPAAIGAQVGARDKKVVLIVGDGGFQMTLEEIMMIRQYNLPVKVVIINNSFLGMVRQWQELFKDRRYSFVDLECNPDFVKIADAYGIKSERLKTKADLENKLKDLILSDEGVILDCIVEREENVFPMIPAGKTVSQMIGKKGVLEND, encoded by the coding sequence ATGAGTAGCGAAATGATAAATGGTGCGAGAATGCTGTTGGAGTGCCTTCATAGAGTGGGTGTGACTGATATGTTTGGGTATCCTGGTGGAGCAGTAATACCCATTTATGATGAAATTTACAGCTTTGATAAAATTAAACATTATTTTGCAAGACATGAGCAAGGGGCGGTGCATGCGGCAGATGGTTATGCGAGAGTTTCTGGAAAAGTAGGAGTTTGTCTTGCAACTTCTGGGCCAGGAGCAACAAATCTAGTTACAGGGATTATGACTGCACACATGGATTCTGTACCGTTACTAGCGATAACAGGGCAGGTAAGAAGCAACTTACTTGGTAGGGATGCTTTTCAGGAAACTGATATTGTAGGAATTACTGTTCCAATAACAAAAGGAAATTATCTGGTGCAAAACATTAAAGATATTCCAAGAATTATAAAAGAGGCTTATTTCATAGCTTCTACAGGAAGGCCGGGGCCTGTATTGGTAGATATTCCAAATGATATTCAGCAGCAGGAAATATCTTATGAGGAATTTAACAAGCTGTTTGACAAGGAAGTGCAGCTGGAAGGATATGATCCGACTTATGTTGGGCATCCTGTACAGATAAAAAGAGCTCTATCATTGATAAAAAAGGCTAAAAAGCCGTTAATTATAGCAGGAGCAGGAGTTATGAAATCAGGGGCTTCAAAGGAACTTTTTGAACTGGCAAATAAAATGGATATGCCTGTAACTACAACTCTTCTAGGACTTGGGGCATTTCCAGAAAATCATGAATTATCGCTTGGAATGCTTGGAATGCACGGGACTGTTCCGGCGAATTATGCTACAGATGAGGCAGATTTGGTAATTGCGGCTGGGATAAGATTTGATGATAGAATTGCAGGAAATCCGAGTAAATTTTGTGAACGTGCGAAATTAATACATATAGACATTGATCCTGCTGAAATTGATAAAAATAAAAAGGCTGATGTGCCGATAGTTGGGGATTTGAAAAACGTACTTTCTGAAATCAATAAGGAATTAGAGCCGCAGGATCACAAAGAATGGACAGATAAAGTAAAAGAATGGAAAAAAGAATATCCATTGGCACATAGAGATGTTGGTAAGGATAAATTGCTTCCACAGGAAGTATTAAAGGCAATTAACGATATTCTGGATGGGGATACGATTGTTGTAACAGATGTCGGACAGCATCAAATGTGGGCTGCACAATATATGACTTATAAAAATGCAAATAGTATTGTAACTTCAGGTGGAGCTGGAACAATGGGATTTGGAGTGCCAGCAGCAATTGGAGCTCAAGTTGGGGCGAGAGATAAGAAAGTTGTGTTAATCGTTGGAGATGGTGGTTTTCAAATGACACTTGAAGAAATTATGATGATTAGACAGTATAACTTGCCAGTAAAAGTAGTAATTATAAACAATTCATTCTTGGGAATGGTTAGACAATGGCAGGAATTATTTAAAGATAGAAGATATTCTTTTGTTGATTTGGAATGTAATCCTGATTTTGTGAAAATTGCTGATGCGTATGGTATAAAATCAGAAAGACTGAAGACAAAGGCAGATTTGGAGAATAAATTAAAAGATTTGATTTTATCAGATGAAGGAGTGATACTGGATTGTATTGTTGAAAGGGAAGAAAATGTGTTCCCAATGATACCTGCAGGAAAAACTGTAAGTCAGATGATAGGTAAGAAAGGAGTGCTGGAAAATGATTAA
- the ilvN gene encoding acetolactate synthase small subunit, with protein MIKEHEILIITKNTNGIVSRIMSMFNRRGYSVNKMTAGVTNKPGYARLTLTVDGDDKALNQIQKQVYKIVDVVKVKIFPSEGVIRRELMLIKVKSDAQTRAQIVQIADIYRGKVLDVAPNSLVIELTGNVKKLRGFVEMMKSYGILEIAKTGVVAMSRGEKM; from the coding sequence ATGATTAAGGAGCATGAAATATTAATAATTACTAAAAATACAAACGGAATTGTATCAAGAATAATGTCGATGTTCAATAGAAGAGGATATTCAGTAAACAAAATGACAGCTGGAGTTACAAACAAGCCAGGTTATGCAAGATTGACACTTACTGTGGATGGAGATGACAAAGCCTTAAACCAGATTCAAAAACAAGTTTATAAAATCGTTGACGTTGTAAAAGTAAAGATTTTCCCATCGGAAGGCGTTATAAGACGTGAACTTATGCTTATAAAAGTAAAATCTGATGCTCAAACAAGAGCTCAAATCGTTCAAATTGCAGATATTTATCGTGGAAAAGTGCTGGATGTGGCACCAAACTCGCTTGTAATAGAACTTACAGGAAATGTGAAAAAATTACGTGGATTTGTAGAAATGATGAAAAGTTATGGAATACTCGAAATCGCCAAAACAGGGGTTGTAGCAATGAGTAGAGGCGAAAAAATGTAA
- a CDS encoding class I SAM-dependent methyltransferase: MKVSQHWEKEKYEKNARFVSVYGEELIEWLNPQKDEYILDLGCGDGVLTKKITEYGCKVLGLDGSQKFVEAARKIGVEAVQGDAQNMKFENEFDAIFSNAALHWMTNPEKVMEGVSRALKKGGRFVAETGCKGNVGKIENAIFETVEKHNLKAKKCWFFPTPEEKTKLLEKYGLKVKRMISFPRPTLLPTGIKGWLQTFSAPALVNVPVEMHEKLIDEITEKVEKELERNENGQILADYVRLRFEAVKE, encoded by the coding sequence ATGAAAGTAAGTCAGCATTGGGAAAAGGAAAAATATGAGAAAAATGCACGTTTTGTATCAGTTTACGGAGAAGAGCTGATTGAATGGTTAAATCCTCAAAAAGATGAGTATATCTTGGATTTAGGCTGTGGAGATGGAGTATTGACTAAGAAAATTACTGAATATGGGTGCAAAGTTTTAGGACTTGATGGAAGTCAGAAATTTGTTGAGGCAGCAAGAAAAATTGGGGTTGAGGCAGTACAGGGAGATGCACAGAATATGAAATTTGAAAATGAATTTGATGCGATTTTTTCCAATGCGGCGCTACATTGGATGACTAATCCGGAGAAAGTAATGGAAGGAGTATCTCGAGCCTTGAAAAAAGGTGGACGTTTTGTAGCCGAGACGGGCTGTAAAGGAAATGTGGGAAAAATAGAAAATGCTATTTTTGAAACTGTAGAAAAACATAACCTGAAAGCTAAAAAATGCTGGTTTTTTCCAACTCCAGAAGAAAAAACGAAATTACTTGAAAAATATGGATTAAAAGTCAAAAGAATGATAAGCTTTCCCCGTCCTACTTTGCTTCCAACTGGGATAAAAGGATGGCTGCAAACTTTTTCTGCACCTGCTCTTGTAAACGTTCCGGTGGAAATGCATGAAAAACTGATTGATGAAATAACTGAAAAAGTTGAAAAAGAACTGGAAAGAAACGAAAATGGACAAATTTTGGCTGATTATGTGAGATTGAGATTTGAGGCTGTAAAAGAATAG
- a CDS encoding 2-isopropylmalate synthase, whose product MKKHIKIFDTTLRDGEQTPRVNLNTQEKLRIAKQLESLGVDVIEAGFAVASPGDFESVKLIAENIEKSTVTSLARAVKKDIEVAAEAVKNAKKPRIHTFIATSPIHREYKLKMTKEQILERVKEMVSYAKSFIDDIEFSSEDATRTEKEFLVEVYETAIKAGATTLNVPDTVGYRTPNEMFELITYLKKNVKGIENVDISVHCHDDLGLSVANSVAAIQAGATQIECTINGLGERAGNTSLEEIAMILKTRKDLFEEYYTNIDSKQIYPTSKLVSLLTGVSTQPNKAIVGANAFAHESGIHQHGVLANPETYEIMSPESVGRNPDSLVLGKHSGKHAFVQKLESLGFNHVGSDRVEELFAQFKKLADKKKYVLDEDIIALVAGDAAKIEGRIKLTHFEISRQEGKKPKATVTIELDGEKLVKEALGDGPVDAAYNAVNLAVSDTFVLEEYKLEAITGDTDAQAQVVVIIEKNGNRFIGRGQSTDVVEASIKAYINGINRLYSN is encoded by the coding sequence ATGAAAAAACATATTAAAATATTCGATACAACGCTAAGAGATGGAGAACAGACACCACGTGTCAATCTTAATACACAGGAAAAATTGAGAATTGCAAAACAGCTTGAAAGTCTTGGGGTTGATGTGATAGAAGCTGGATTTGCGGTGGCATCACCAGGAGATTTTGAATCAGTTAAATTAATTGCTGAAAATATTGAGAAATCTACAGTTACAAGTTTGGCAAGAGCTGTGAAAAAAGATATTGAAGTAGCGGCAGAGGCAGTGAAAAATGCGAAAAAACCAAGAATACATACATTTATTGCAACTTCTCCGATTCATAGGGAATACAAGCTAAAAATGACAAAAGAGCAGATTTTAGAAAGAGTAAAGGAAATGGTGTCTTATGCAAAATCGTTTATTGACGATATTGAATTTTCTTCAGAAGATGCGACTAGAACTGAAAAGGAATTTTTGGTGGAAGTATATGAAACAGCTATAAAAGCTGGGGCAACTACACTTAATGTACCTGATACAGTAGGTTATAGAACTCCAAATGAAATGTTTGAACTTATAACTTATTTGAAAAAAAATGTTAAAGGGATTGAAAATGTGGATATTTCTGTGCATTGCCATGATGACTTGGGACTTTCTGTGGCAAATTCGGTTGCGGCGATTCAAGCTGGAGCCACTCAGATTGAGTGTACAATTAATGGACTTGGAGAAAGAGCTGGGAATACTTCACTTGAAGAGATTGCAATGATTTTGAAAACGAGAAAAGACTTGTTTGAAGAATATTACACAAACATTGATTCAAAGCAAATTTACCCAACAAGTAAATTAGTAAGCCTTTTGACAGGAGTTTCAACACAGCCAAATAAAGCAATTGTCGGAGCGAACGCATTTGCACACGAATCAGGAATCCATCAGCACGGAGTTTTAGCAAATCCTGAAACTTACGAAATTATGAGTCCAGAATCAGTTGGAAGAAATCCAGACAGCTTAGTACTTGGAAAACATTCAGGAAAACACGCTTTTGTACAAAAATTAGAATCGTTAGGATTTAATCATGTCGGAAGTGACAGAGTGGAAGAATTATTTGCACAATTTAAAAAATTGGCAGACAAGAAAAAATATGTTTTAGATGAAGACATTATCGCATTAGTTGCCGGAGATGCAGCAAAAATCGAAGGAAGAATAAAACTTACTCACTTTGAAATTTCAAGACAGGAAGGGAAAAAGCCAAAAGCGACAGTTACCATTGAACTAGATGGAGAAAAACTGGTTAAAGAAGCTCTTGGAGATGGGCCCGTTGATGCGGCTTATAATGCTGTTAATCTAGCGGTAAGTGATACTTTTGTTCTGGAAGAATACAAGTTGGAGGCAATAACTGGAGATACTGATGCACAGGCACAAGTAGTTGTGATTATTGAGAAAAATGGAAACAGATTTATTGGTAGAGGACAAAGTACGGATGTGGTTGAGGCTAGTATTAAGGCTTATATTAATGGGATAAATAGATTATATAGTAATTAA
- a CDS encoding DUF4865 family protein, whose amino-acid sequence MIMMQYKVKLPNDFDMNNIRKRVQENGFKTDGFEDLFFKVYLISEQNKEYSPLYFWKDNKGMNKFIFDGFYDNILNSFGWQTINIGIPLLQEFNENFSKAKYLLEIENEIKPMEKMKRMEFSISDDKIVGRTLVYNPENWKHTEYYFFEDAPKEVENSKVYEVLHISQ is encoded by the coding sequence ATGATAATGATGCAGTATAAAGTAAAACTTCCAAATGATTTTGATATGAATAATATTAGAAAAAGAGTGCAAGAAAATGGATTTAAAACAGATGGATTTGAAGATTTATTTTTTAAAGTCTATTTAATCTCTGAGCAAAATAAAGAATATTCGCCATTATACTTTTGGAAAGATAACAAAGGAATGAATAAATTCATATTTGATGGTTTCTATGATAATATTTTAAATTCTTTTGGATGGCAGACTATAAATATTGGAATACCATTGTTGCAAGAGTTTAATGAAAACTTTTCTAAAGCAAAATATTTATTAGAAATAGAGAATGAAATAAAACCGATGGAAAAAATGAAAAGAATGGAATTTTCTATATCAGATGATAAAATTGTCGGAAGAACATTAGTATATAACCCTGAAAATTGGAAACATACAGAGTATTATTTTTTTGAAGATGCTCCTAAAGAAGTAGAAAATTCAAAAGTGTACGAAGTTTTGCATATTTCTCAATAA
- a CDS encoding PDDEXK nuclease domain-containing protein — protein MGRGQSTDVNSAMVEVYWEIGRKIVEGEQRGKERAEYSKEIIKNLSKELTEEFGKGFSRRTLWEMRKLYVYFSDYERVRTLFAQLTWSHFQKVLRVSDEKARIFYLTEAAENMWSVRTLDRNISTLYYNRIIASIDKKNVENEMKEKTKKLQVEEFIKNPVVLEFLDLPTNMSYTENELEKALTDDIQKFMMELGKGFAFVERQQHIRTENSDFYIDLVFYNYILKCFVIIELKTEKLKHQDIGQLDMYVRMYDNLKKQENDNPTIGLLLCTDTDRTIIKYSVLNDNKNLFASKYVNYLPSEEELINEIERQKTLFESKKNNEVEY, from the coding sequence ATTGGTAGAGGACAAAGTACGGATGTAAATTCGGCAATGGTAGAAGTATATTGGGAAATTGGAAGAAAAATCGTAGAAGGGGAACAGCGTGGGAAAGAAAGAGCTGAATACAGTAAAGAAATTATTAAAAATTTATCTAAGGAATTGACAGAAGAATTTGGAAAAGGATTTAGTAGAAGAACATTATGGGAAATGCGGAAATTGTATGTATATTTCTCAGATTATGAAAGAGTGCGAACACTGTTCGCACAATTGACATGGTCTCATTTTCAGAAAGTTTTAAGAGTTTCTGATGAGAAAGCTAGAATATTTTATTTGACAGAAGCAGCAGAAAATATGTGGTCTGTAAGAACGTTAGATAGAAATATATCTACACTTTATTATAATCGTATTATTGCAAGTATTGATAAAAAAAATGTTGAAAATGAAATGAAAGAAAAGACAAAAAAACTACAAGTTGAGGAATTTATAAAAAATCCAGTAGTTTTAGAGTTTCTAGATTTGCCAACAAATATGTCTTATACAGAAAATGAATTAGAAAAAGCACTAACAGATGATATTCAAAAGTTTATGATGGAACTTGGAAAAGGTTTTGCATTTGTGGAAAGGCAACAGCATATTCGTACAGAAAATTCAGATTTTTATATTGATTTGGTATTTTATAACTATATTTTGAAATGTTTTGTTATAATAGAATTAAAAACTGAAAAATTGAAACATCAGGATATTGGACAACTTGATATGTATGTCAGAATGTATGATAATTTAAAAAAACAGGAAAATGATAATCCGACAATAGGACTTCTTCTTTGTACGGATACAGACAGAACTATTATAAAATATTCAGTTTTGAATGACAATAAAAATCTTTTTGCAAGTAAATATGTAAATTATCTGCCTAGTGAAGAGGAATTAATAAACGAAATCGAAAGACAGAAGACATTGTTTGAAAGTAAAAAGAATAATGAAGTGGAATATTAA
- a CDS encoding NAD(P)H-dependent oxidoreductase, whose amino-acid sequence MKTVIFSHPWDGSFNKAILDQVVKKLDETKEKYTVIDLNKDGFNPVITEKELSLYSQGKSIDPLVLKYQEILKNTDELILIFPIWWMSMPAILKRFFDKVMVKGFAYESTKNGIKGLLTNIKTAKMITTAEAPKILLSITGFGITMKKANLGGVGIKKTEWIHYTLKMQGTDEDRRKFLEKVGKFMSN is encoded by the coding sequence GTGAAAACAGTGATTTTTTCACATCCATGGGATGGAAGTTTTAATAAGGCAATTTTAGATCAAGTAGTGAAAAAGCTAGATGAAACAAAAGAAAAATACACAGTTATTGATTTAAATAAAGATGGATTTAATCCTGTGATAACTGAAAAAGAACTGAGCTTATATTCACAGGGAAAAAGTATTGATCCTTTAGTCTTAAAGTATCAGGAAATTTTGAAAAATACAGATGAACTAATATTGATATTTCCGATCTGGTGGATGTCAATGCCTGCAATACTGAAAAGATTTTTTGATAAAGTTATGGTTAAAGGCTTTGCATATGAAAGCACAAAAAATGGGATAAAGGGGCTTTTGACTAATATAAAAACCGCAAAAATGATTACGACAGCTGAAGCGCCTAAGATTCTATTAAGTATAACAGGATTTGGAATTACTATGAAGAAAGCTAATCTTGGTGGTGTTGGAATAAAGAAAACAGAATGGATTCATTATACTTTGAAAATGCAGGGAACAGATGAGGATAGAAGAAAATTTCTTGAAAAAGTTGGAAAATTTATGAGTAATTAA